The window ccgctaacgtcagttagcagcaagaagctaattagctgctgagctgcagcacattaaacatcatgtaaacatacctgcagacgTCACTTcagacctgttagatgctggtttgattgTTTGCTCTTTAAAATCTCTGTTAGCAacacgctgtctgtctgtgacttgtagctacagcagtttgtttactttgtctccaatgaGACATTCAATTCTacaattaatctgcagttcaTATACGTATATGTTCTATTACACCAATAATCATAGGAATATTTTAAGACCACAGACTGATTCAGAGTGGATTTATTTCTCTGGGGGGTGTGGGTTGATTTTAATATTGCATGCAGGAGTTCATGACTTTAATCGTcacatattcatatatatatattaatatcatCTATATGTTATTGTCCACCTTCCTCCTGTGTCTGGCGTTGAACCATAATTTTAGTCCTGTCTGCAGAGACACTGCAGACATTTACTTCTTCTTACAGGCAAAAGTCTTTAGCAAAGGAAGATATTTTTCACCTTTTACATCTCTGTTGTAACTCCGCAACCTccagttttttgtgtttatcgATCTACAAGTGTTAAAAACCTCACAGATATCAGTCCCTCTAAAAGAATAATAGGCAGAAATAACATTTGAGTAGGTTTGCAGCTGTTGGAGTGAATAATTATAATTCcactaaaatgataaaataataatttgacaCGTTTTTAATCTTGTGTATTACAGCACCACCTGCTAACGGCTGATTttgttataatttattattcaCCAGCCTATGTGATATTAACTGGCTGTAAGATATATTGATTTgataatgaatgtaatgtatttGAAATGGATCATTGTTTCTATGTAACACCTCCATattgttcatattctgaccccTCACAGTGTCCcctcataattattttatttttcagtcataaatatttaatcagtcattaataaattgttgattaatccttaatgaagctttcaggaagcagagagaaacaggagaaaCACACCAGCCAGCATGATTTCaatgaatgttttaataaatgacGACTTGACTGTTTGACTGCTGGGATCATGAAAACATCAGGATCAGGATCACAGGAAGTCTCAGTAGCTTTTGTCTGATGAACCGGTGGACTACATgtcagacgtgtgtgtgtgtgtctcttgcAGATGGAGCAGGCCCACAGCGCAGGAGCCGCCAGCAGCACAGGCTCTCTGGAGCGAGCGTCTCTGTTCTGCGCCTCGGCGTCCACCACGGCGTCCAGCTCCGGTCTGTCCAGCCCGGTGGAGATCCTCACCAAGAGCAAATCCTCCAGccgcttctctctcttctctccgcCCTGGAACAGCAGCTCCGAGTCCGACTCCAACCCTCCGTCTCGCTCGGGCTCCAAGAAGCTGCGCAACTACAGCAGGAGAGCCGCTACGGGTCCAGCTGGAGCCAGGGGGCCCGACACGCCTGAGCCCAAACCCGGAGGCCCCGAACACTTCCAGTACTCCGAACCCGTCATCTCCAAGGTGACGGACTACATCTACGTCGGCAACCTGAACGCAGCGTACAACGGGCGCACCTTGTGTCGCAACAACATCGACAGCATCATCGACATGAGCAGCGTGCCGGGAGAACCGGGCCCCAGCCTCAACCTCATACCCTGCACCTGCTCCCGCGGCACCCGCCATAGCTGGTCCCGCCTCAAGGTGGACATTGGCGACGTGCCGGACGCTCTTGGCGATGGCCCTGCCCTGAGGCAGCGCTGCTTCGAGGACATCAACGGGTGCATCGACGCCTCCACCGAGAAGAGGAAGCGCGTTCTGGTCCACTGTCGGGACGGGTACTCCCTGGCGCCCACCTGCATCATCCAGTACCTGATGGTGAAACAGAACATGAGGCTGATCGCAGCCTACGAGCTGCTGAGAGCCAAGTACCCGGTCAACATCAGAGAGTGCCACCAAAACGTGCTGGTGAGCCTGGAGAGGGCGCTGCGGCCCGGAGGCAACGTGGACCCTGAGTGCTTCAAACAGGCCATCTCACGCAAAGTGGCGTGGACCTGACTCAGTTTCCCAACATGCTCGGCTTCTCTTTACTCCTCCACCCTGTCGCGGTATTAGATATTACTCTAAAGACAACCAAGGTCAGCTGTACTTCTCCCTGTAGACTGCTCAACTGGATATTATTGTTCCTACCTGAGTTCAGTGGTTGTAAAAGTTATGAATTTGATGTATTTCCTCTTCAAACCTGTAAATGTGACCTGGCTGTGAtgcccctcccccccccccccccccccccccccccccccccccctccccccacagAGCAGGAGACGCAATAGACTTAACTGTAATGTATACAGCTTCTTGGTATAACAATGTAATCGTGTTGGCTGTATAGTTGATATAGTCCTGCTTCAGTTCTGTGCCATGCTGTCGTGGTGGTGTTTTATATCAGGGGAATTTCTTAAAGGGAGATCTCAGGAGATTATTGATGTCATTTCAGTACTGAGTGGGAAATTATTAGTTTAGTCTGCGGCCTCCATCACACCTGGACCTAAAATGCATCTTGGTGACCTGTGTTTGAACCACATATGGTTGGAAAATATGTCCTAAAAGGTTAGAAAGATCCCGTCAGTTTATATTATGCAGCAGATTAACATGTGACACAATGTGAACGGAAAATCTACATTTAATCACACATGGTTCCAATAACTGCTTCAAAGTTCTGCTGCAGGTGTAGATTAAGGCatcagaaaatcattttaattatgaaAAGGTGGTTTAATGAGCCAATTGGCACTTTTAAACAATTATAAATATGGAAGGACACCTCTGTGTGTTCCAGTTTTAATTCACAGGGAACAATAGAAGTGAACATTTGAGCCTCGTTCCTGATGTCTTGAATACTTGAGGAGGAAGAGTTAAGAAAAATTCATGTTGCTGATTTCCATGTTTTCACCAAACTGTCCGACTATAGAAACTCAACAGACAGACGGACAACTCAGAGAAGGTGTCCTGTGGACTTAAATTCAAACACAGATGTGTTTTCACCAAATGTGTCCTTTGGCtacatgtagagctgcaactactgataatattttctattaattgagtaattgtttagtgtataaaatgtcaaaaagtaaaTCATAACCCAGATCCCAAGATAACGTCTTCAAAtatccaacagtccaaaacccaaaaatattccgttcataatgataaaaaacagagaaaagcagaaaattatCACATCTGAAAAGCTGGAACACACTGAcctgattaatcgattattaaaatCGTTGCAGATTCCTTTTCTTTCGATCgactgattgatttattgacatTGTTTAAGCTCTACTTGCCTCACATGCTAACAGAGCACGAGATGCAAAGAAAACAGGAGCCTGTTGATCACAACGTTGCTCCACAGAGTCTCTTTAACAGCTTTCACTCTCCCCACACATGAACACTCaaacttttatgtaaaatttaaaCACAAACGGTCACTCAAGATGgtttttaaacatatttctgaCGCCAGGTGTGAACTGCAATCTGTGAACTTCAAGATTTTGACATAAATCTGCAAAGATCTGACAATGACGCAAGTAAGGCTGTGCGATATGACCAGAATCTCAAATCCAGAACGATACGTATCACGATACaccacattttctgtaaattcaatgaataaatagtttataTAAAACGACAACATGGAAAAGTGCAGTTTTCTGGTCTGTTTTAGACTTTTCATACCTAAACTACGTCCATGCATCCGTACCGTGCAGAAGAACCCAAACTATCGTCCAAATGATGAACAATATTGCCGCAAAAAGTGATTGGCGACACAACGAAATAAACGATAGAACATAATATGAAGCGATAGACATCACAtgatatatatcatcatatcgcacagccctagAAGCAAGTTAACTGGCCATCTTTTGTTTGGAGGGTGTTTTTCTTCCTAAACGGTTGTTTGGATGTTCTCGCCGCTGTGGTCTCAGTTGGGGAAATAAAGGAGTCGGTTTTCAATCCTGTCGAAACAAAAGCTGCAACTCTGCCGCTGATTCTCTAAAGACGGAGGACGTACATGTGATCGACTGGATTACATCACTGATTTATCTGCTTCTATCGCAAGAAGAGACTTTGCACATGAACACGAGTTTAAAATCTGACCTGCTTCTGATCTTGTGACCTTTTCGTgctagttttttttgttttttttcttgtgtgttttctgaggtCATACTCGATGGAAGACGAACGGCCCAACCTGTCCTCTGTGAGGAAGACTGTAGCcccgttttgttttgtttttagccaCAGTTTGGTTAAATCTCTTGGGTGGTGCTCAGACTGTGGCTTTGTGAATTTGAACTTCAGTGTATGCAGTGACGCTGGGTGATGTGCATCTCTGTGGATTATCAGTATTAGTGCGTCGGTGCCACTGAACTGCGATTCATCGTTAAAACTGCAAGAGATGATTTTGCACTACTCACAAGATTATTGTCTGAAATGCAAAAtattgcctttttattttaatattgtttgaattattgtttttatttttttttagagaatGACTGATGACGTTACTTTCCAAGAGGTTTGACATTTACCACGTTTACATGCTCATTAGAACCAGATTTAGGTAAAAGTTTTAATTAAAGTGTTGGCAGCCAGATAATCTGAGTTTACATGATTTGATGTTTGACCAAAACGATACGAATCTTAACCTCAACATGATGCTTTTTTACAACATCTGGTACTCTTTATCTTTTTCTACAAATAAAGTTGAGTCACATAATCCACAATTTTCTGCACAAAAATCAAATTATTGAAgtaatgaaacattttctgatgaAAGAATAATCTGACCAAGCATTCAGtgccaacaattattttcattgattaTGTTTTGATTAAAGTCCATTTGAGTCCCAGCTGCCAGTTTTGGCCAAATATTCGTCTTTTCAGAGAAGatataaaaggaaataaagagTGTGCGTCATAGTTCAACAACGTCTCTCCTGCGTTGCTGCaaacaaagatattaaatttacagtgatatataacaaaagcatcaaatcctcacatcagAGAAGCTTCAATCTAAGAGTGTTTTTGTTCAATTAAATGACTTAATTAAACGATAATTTGCTCTCCTTCCCTTCATGATTTAGATGTTTCTCCGCTCCGACACACCTGATTCGAATGATCAGCTCgttatgaagcttcagcagagCTTTAATGACGAGCTGATCGTTAGACTCAGGTGTGTCGGAGCAgagaaacatataaaacatgcagGTCAGGAAAAGACTAACGCtggactaattgattaatcagcaCTAGTGCTAATATTCACTATACTACAGACACAATTCAGTCAGTAGGAAGAAAGCTGTCGAGGTTTAATATCTGTCCTGTATTTGGGTTAAAGTATGTTTTCGACTAACGCTGTAATAAGCTGTCCCGCCTGCTTTTTCCTCCACTGGTATATTTTGTCTCACCAGTTCTGATTTTACCGTTTATTTTAGCACAGTCCCTCGGTGGTTTTATGCTAAACTGTCATTTGAAGATGCAACTTATGGGAGGATTCAGGAGAACCTGGTTTATGCATCGATCTCCCTGTAAATGCAAATACGGCCTTATCATGTGAGGATAACTGCATTAGGGGCGTTAATCATGACTGCAATATTCATGATTAAACATACAGCCCTGAGAAACCGGAAAACccaatctgcagattattttctatattgattagttgtttagtccatgaaatgtcagaaaatggtgaaaaatgtcactttttctcaaagcccaagatgacctcatatgtcttgttttctccacaacacaaagatattcagtttactgtcatagaagactaaagaaaccagaaaatattcacatttatgaagATGGAATCAGAAAAAAGCAGTttatcgattatcaaaatagttgccgattagtTTAACAGTTGGCAACTAAGTTAAACTAAGTTAAGCAGCTAACCGTTTGGTTCAGGTAAGCTAACAGTCCAGTTCAGTGGTTAAAATTTTGGTTTTGATCAGCAAacatcttttggttttgttccATGAATGAAAACGTACCTGCTCGTAAAATTATCTTAACAGTGAAGCTGTACAGTCAAAGCTGAAGGTGAAATATTAACAACAAGAAGGAAGAACTGGACGGACACTAGCAAACAAACACTTAACGCTTTAAATTTATTAAGCTAGCTACAGAGGACAAACAGGCCAAGACAGGTATCcaatatttcaaaacaaatgtttaaaaaaatgttatgactGGCAAAATATTTTGGCACAAAACATTACTGACCACTACAACATGACAAACCTTTCTGACaggaaatatgcaaatatttaaattaagtCTTTAAAAGGGAAAACTAGCATCTTGAGTGGCATCTACAAAAAGCCTTAAAGCACTACTTGGACATCCTCGTTTTTtcgtattttaaagtttttaggttttttttttttaagttaatggGCAATCTCAGTGAGAATCAGTTGTAACCGTGACATTAACCCCCAGCAGCACAGTTCAGTTGTCATGTGACCAGAGTGGAAGCGAACAGTATGGTGCCTTCATTTGGAGTCGTCTCGTGACTGTACGGTGACATTTGCACACTTTGTATGACTTTAACTTCTCTTGAGatgttgtaaaatgttgaatattttttcGATGTTTTCttttgggcaaaaaaaaaaaaaaaaaagtatgaacaTGATATTCGTGTAAAAGTGGTCCTTGCTGTAATATATTTGCTAGTCATTAGTGCACAGTACTGGTGTTTTACTAATGATGAGACCGATGAAGACGATATATATATTTCCTCGATGGATGTTTTACTGCTCATACAGGACGCTGCAGTAGGCCGACACATTTTGGTTAATCCCTCGTCGTAAATGTTTCTGCGAATTGAAATCTCCAAAGTCAAAGTCATCACATCAAACTGAATAGGTTTTCTAACTCGTTCTCTCAGGTGATTTCTCAGTGGCCCAGAATGTTCTCAATAAATATGATGTTCAGATATGTGAAGCGATGTATTTCTCATGTCAATATTCTTAAGTCAGATATAATTTGTACTGttgaaatattaaagaaaacCATGTACTTAACGGTTGTTGTGGTGTTGACTTAACAAAAGAACTGTGCAGCACAAGGCCGGCAGAATActcaaaaataatatatatatatatgtatgttattGAAGTGTGGAACGTAATGGAAGAAGAGGGCCCAGTCAGACCAGTATTCAGATCATGtccactaggggtgtgcctgaatgcaaatacgttattcggcaaagcacaaatagtgggttttatacgaatatttgtttcatacaaatattttaaaaattatttgttgggggtgttcacCAGAGATAAAGCAAAGTGCTCTTAacggactctccataacctgtttccccttctcttttccacaaagttaggttgtaaaaaataggcaataaatgaaaagtgcaaagcaataattgcctttgaagttgttatgggtgtataaataggtagaggtctgtctgcagtgaggtgatgagtaaagttttagctcagtaatcagcgcagtcgtctatgatctgggagactccagttccaGACCCGATGTGGGTACCTCCtgcgtaaggtagtttattcatgaacacttattgtaacactttaattttctaaaattaaaagtgtcagaaaaacaaaaacaggatttttaagcctctttccacttttatttgaatacaaatacagatacaaataattttgctgcctcaacaaatacagatacaaatacaaatactgggatctctgcacatcttTAATGTCCACACGAAGCTGCTGAATTTATAAACCCATATTTTTCTCTTAGTTTTGTTCCTCCGTCCAGACTGAAACGTTTTTCTCCCCTGAAAACAGCTTTTCCAAAATGGCCTCTATGGtgtgtaaaacatgaaaacgCCGGCTTGGTGTTGTAGTGTGTACGGGGAAAACAAAGCTTTGTAGAAACGCTGTCATATCAGTGACAGAACAGATGGTGGCGGCAGCGCTGTATTTCAttggaggaggaagaaacaaCTACAGTGACAACAACAGCTGACGGCTACATGCAAGTGTTCTATTTATTGTCTACTTTGACGGCTTGTTTAGAGTGAAACATTGCTATCTACCACCTTTCTCTCCTCAAACTGTTGGAATCTGCtgcaataaactaaatgtcagaATACCGCCTCTTATtcgctggttttctgtggctgacttgCTCATCTGTCCCCCACACATGCCCAGTAGGTGGAGAATTACCCGTTTTGGTGCTTTTAATGTGGGCGGAGGTGTTTGCAGAAACACGTAATTACAACGTCATGTGATGCActctggcccaaaaagactttttcccatagacttacattgtgaaagagacgtctgtaaatcagtggataaatttttctgagcatcacaacccccacgaaatgacttgtctcactatcagaattaaatccgttcggtccgatcacatttcaaaagcctagaagagccgcatgattgaattgttttatctccattcaagttaggcggagggctaaaccggaagtagctgactcggccagcgaaagtcacCAGTGCGCATGCactatgggccgcacaatgcggaagatccgggtactttcataccaGGAAGTCgattttttattgcttcatgGACGGGGCGGCGCCTCcgacactgtatccagttctctttatacatccatgattcaCACAGAACTTTCAAGTAGAGTTCGTCgttggtgaactttgacacgTGGATTTACGCTATTCACCAAACCATCTTGATGGAGCTGCCCACGAGGGAATAGAGAGCcggagagtccaaaatggagaaAGCTTATACTAGCTGTGTCACACCGTCCAATTTTATACAATGTTTTAATAGTATCATGTTAGCAGGTAGTTTGCTAGCCACAGCATCTTACTGTCTGAAAGAAGATTTCTCAATACCTCGAGACAACAGTGTCCATCCCCTAAATGCCTCATGCAGAATATCAGTAGATGCTACATTTTACCTGCATAAGTTCCTGCGTCTGAGGAACGTGAATAGAGTTTAACTCTAAACTTTTTCAGTTCATTCTCTGGTAGTACGGATGTAAtcccatctctgaccacaatgtgggttgcaatggcagagtggcgctgtccatATTTCTGCTTGTTGAATCCttgtgcagaagaagaggaagcagaAGCAGCGTTGTTTATTaggtatttttatgtatttctgaaTATGCCTTAGACATCCAGCACTAAGTCTTGCGCATACATGCCAAGTTTCGTTCACAGTAACATTACACAGTTCAACAGTAcagcttaagtctcttaaacgtTTTCATCATTAacactacagatgtaatcccacctccgaccacagtgtgggttgcaatggcagagtgacaggtcgctagcTGCTAGGTGCGtggtttcagcaaccaggcttcatttgGCCTTTTGAGCTTCAAAATCTCTCTTCAGagaccaatgggtgatgtcacgatggctacgtccatatttttcttACAGTCTATGGCTCTAACATACAGCGAGTGACTATTTTAGGAAGACACTGTCAgtgaactctgtgtgtgtttttgtctgttggaagagagagagagaacagcagcgGTTGAGcaagaacaaagctgtgaatcaaataaataaaacgtaattttctgattgtttcacagcagctaAGTTCTAAACCCCCAAAcgaccctgcaggaaggtgccacattgccagattttgtgtgaatgcagagcttcatcccgttgtgggaaatcttcagatgggccaataaatcttcaggtcacccacaacttagtataaaactcaaaacttataagagacagactcaaagaaatacactggaagctggtagagttcaatgtgaataggtttactctgcataaagagcaatacaaagcaaaccaTGGCTTTGATCCCGGGATAAAGAACCTAATGAAAAACCATAAGacattaaattatatacctCCTACCCTTATTATATACCCTCCTTATGTGGGGCTTATTCGCTGAACCCCACCCTGTTTGATCTTAACACTTTGGTAATAATCCAAACATGACTCACCTCAGAAAACAATGGTGTCTCACACTTCTCTAACATGTATCAGTTGTACTTAGCCTCTTCCACATTTCTCATAATAAACATGGCCTAGCGGCCTTCACTCATCACACACAGAagattaaaatatgacattgcTGATTCTCCCCTTCCGTATTCCCATAGAAACTATCTGCTAAATGTTTACTGGCCTATTCATGGAAGGACAGTTTTCCACCACAATCCtctccgctgtggcctctctgctctgtgtatgtgttgctCAGCACCGCCCTCggtcaaacaaacacagacagacagcagaggagagggacGGAGATGGTGACCAGCCTTTTACCTTCTCCGCTTCTCCTGACTGGAACGTACCATCTACTCAGGTGACCACAGGATGAGCAAGACTAAtacaaagctttaaaaacatacagaacattgATTTCTCTGTTACTGCTGACTGTCACGACATCCTATGATCACACGCTCAGCTATGAGTGCACCAAATTATACAGCATTTCAGTTACTATCCCTCCTACCTCAACTTGACAGAGCTGTGACTCACTTCTTAGTGTAGCTAATAATGCACACCTGTTCTCACTATCACTGACTAAGCAGACAATGAGTCCACCTTCACAAAACTCTTAAAAAGAATAACAGGACTGGAGCCcctcaacaaaatataacattggGAACCAGGGCCTTTTCACAATCttccaaaaaaataaacacattgcTTTTCACAGATAGTGCTTTATTCCAGCGTACTACGTTTCAATTCCCACAATTCCCTACTTCCTGGTTTGCACGCCACAATAGGAATTCTTGGCTAAAGCCGGCATTACATGAAGTACATTTACAGATATCATTACATAGAAGGGTGTGTTTCCAGACCGTGAAAGGCAATACTTCGCACTCCTTTtctggaaggtcctggctccaaatctGCGTTGCTGCAAATCTGGGCTTCAAACGGGctccaatgaaaccaacaggtgacgtcattcctcactatgtccatctttatatagtCTATTTGTGCAATAAAGAAGCACACATATTCCACCAGCAATAGCCCAGCAACAACTCCCAGAGGCCATAAAAACCATGTAGCAACCACCTAGAAACCAACCAGCTTCTCAATATGAAACAATTATAACTCTGTTGCAACTCATTAGCCACCACTCTAAAAATGCCAAGTGCTAGCTAATGCTTTACGCACCAAGCATACATCAGATTTTCCCATTGAATAAAACCACTCTGATATCCTATTAAAGCTGATGAACTGTAATAGTCTTGGTTCTCTTATCATTAGTGTGTTCATGGCTTCACATGCTGCAGTTTGTCTGTCACCAGCAGCCCTGACTGGACCCCCATGTGTGTAACCCACCCCGccctcacagaaaaaacaccacagcaaaTGCTTTTCTGCTTTTACATCTGTCAGGAATACATTAGTGACAGAGAGagtatatttattgtttaatattaatgacTTTATTTTAATCTTCGCTATGTCCCTTTAACACCGAAAGGTAATTTTTTGCTGTAGTTGTGAATTTTTACTCAAATAtcctcattttcttttatctggatgaatcaatttttttcaatttgattgttttttgcttttttcatgtatttgtttgcatttatttatgttcttatttatattacatttaatatttttgtatttatttgcattttgttgcatatttccaaaaatatatatatatttttaccaTTAATGGAATACATTATTGTTACATAAGGTGACTTCCTGCATAATTTGTGCAATTTCAAATTAGCAACTACTTGCACTTAcactgttactttttttttgctgtatttcCATCTATGTTGCTGGCTTACTTTCACCTCAAATATCATTTAGCCAACGAGTCAGTACAACTTTTATTTAGAGGCTTTGCTGCTCATTTAGCTTCAGTTTGATGAATAAGTTTGGAGATAACAAATAAGTTAACAGAtctttcttttctatttatgacctttttactgtaatatttctgCTCTTTTCACTCCCTCTGGCTTCTCTGTCTGCTCCTGAATTATATTTATTCAGAAAGTTTCCATCTCCTCTCACTTTCCTTCCCTTACAGGCCGGCTCCTGTTAACAGTTTCTTAATAGTGTCCATTTAGTGTGTCTTAAATGACTGTCATGAAACTCCACTCTGACTTTGTCGGCCTTTCCACCTGCTGTGCCCTCAACTTTCATCACTGCTGCTCCCTGGACTCCTTCACCGAAAAACTGCCTCAGAGCCCAGTCCTGTTTGATCCAGTGAGCATACCAGTGTTAATCTgcgataaaaaaaaacatgttacgCGAGACATTTGCCTCCTCTCTCTACTCTACTTCTCCTCATTTTCACCTCCTGGCTTTTTAGCAGCGCCTTCTTTTTGGGGGGTCGGGGGAGGATAATGCAATCTGTGAAACAATCTAGAAGCAAGGGGTTATTTATAATGTTTGGATAGGGAGGAGATTAGGGGATGAAGTGGGGGTCAGATATAATATTTCAGGAGCTGGTGAGCCTATTGGTCTGTGAGAAAATCGACTTCCATAAAGAGGAAGATGGAATGCAATATAAACCCAACTTATAATGCCAAAACTGAGCCCCTAAACAAATCTGTCGCTCTGTTCTGTTTCCAACTTCAGTTAAAAGGTGAGAAACCTTCTTCTTTCTTGTGCTGCTGCAGGAAGTTTTTTccaatttttattcatatacaAGTTGTTTGGTTCTGTCATCATGCAGTTAGCAACAGTAAATAaggtttttggtgtttttctttgagCTTTTGCTGGAACAGAGGTCTTGCTTTGGATGTTTAAACTGTTGGTAAAATGAACCAGGTCATTAGAAGCTGTTGCTgtaggatgatgaaggtgatgatgCAGACTGGGGAGTTTTTGAATGTTATATATGGTTAGTTTTGGGATGAAGCAGTCAGTGCTGCAGACGTGTGATGAGGTGTGTCGCTGAAAAGTGATAGTCCCAGTGTTTATCGCTGTGTCATCACATACTGTTTGAATAGGTTTA is drawn from Thunnus thynnus chromosome 5, fThuThy2.1, whole genome shotgun sequence and contains these coding sequences:
- the LOC137183627 gene encoding uncharacterized protein gives rise to the protein METEEEWNKDLSAHELLDKKVLCKQNGRIGVVKSLHSLLKTQNTLQIQSITRSECAGSCPNLTMSRSEHADARPVPVALTPQLPPRAHRPLCVSVSSDSSGRFKALETQEWKNNLKAQMEQAHSAGAASSTGSLERASLFCASASTTASSSGLSSPVEILTKSKSSSRFSLFSPPWNSSSESDSNPPSRSGSKKLRNYSRRAATGPAGARGPDTPEPKPGGPEHFQYSEPVISKVTDYIYVGNLNAAYNGRTLCRNNIDSIIDMSSVPGEPGPSLNLIPCTCSRGTRHSWSRLKVDIGDVPDALGDGPALRQRCFEDINGCIDASTEKRKRVLVHCRDGYSLAPTCIIQYLMVKQNMRLIAAYELLRAKYPVNIRECHQNVLVSLERALRPGGNVDPECFKQAISRKVAWT